The Actinomycetota bacterium region CCAACCGGAGGAAACGCCTGATGCCTTCATTCGATATCGTCAACAAGGTCGATCTGCAGGAAGTCGACAATGCCGTCAACAACACCCGCAAGATGACGCAGACCCGCTATGATTTCCGCGGCTCCAAGACCAGCATCGAACTCAACCGCAAGGACAGCAAAATCAATATCCTCACCGAGGACACGATGAAGCTAAGCGCCATCGAGAACGAGCTCATTTCCAACCTGGTCAAGCGCAAGGTCGACGCCAAGTCGGTCAAGTTCGGCGAACACGAGCGCGCCGCCGGCGACATGGTGAAGCTCGACGCTGAAGTCATCGCCGGCATCGACACCGACACGGCGCGCAAGATCGTCAAGATGATCAAGGACATGAAGATGAAGGTGCAGGCGGCGATCCAGGAAGACCAGGTGCGCGTCACCGCCAAGAAGATCGACGATCTGCAGAAGGTGATCACCATGCTCAAGGAACAGGACCTCGGCGTGCCGCTGCAGTTCATCAACATGCGCAGCTAACCCGGGGGACACATTACGACGCGATTTCCCCTAATTTCACCTCCCTGAAAAGCATTGCCTAAAGATATACATGGATATATACTATATATATCAATGAGACCCGGCTCAAAAAAGATTCTTTTCTCCCTGCCCGAGGACCTGCTCGCCGAGATCGACGCGGCGGCTGCGGCCGAGCATCGCTCCCGCAGCGAGCTCATCCGCGAAGCTACCCGCCGTTATATCGCTGACCTCCCTGAAAAGAAACGGCCTATCGATGATCCCCGGGTGCGCGAGGCGGTCAGATCCATGGACGAGATTGCCAGAAAAATCCATGGTGAATGGGACGCCGTTCAGGTTGTGAGGGATATGAGGGATTCCAGATACGGCGACAATGACGACAAGGGCAAGTGAGATCCGCCGTCCTCGACACCTCGGTGCTCATCAAGTGGGTGCACCAGGGGGATGAGGAAAACTTGGGCGAGGCATTGCTGCTTCGCAAAGCCTACCTCGACGGCAAGCTCGAGATCATCATCCCCGACCTGGCGGTCTACGAATTGAGCAACTTTCTGCGATTCAGATCCGGGCTGCCGGCTGCCGTGATGCAGCGCCTGCTGGACGATTTCTGGTCTCTAGGAATTTCGATCTTTCCCGCTGACAGGGAGCTTTCCCAGCGGGCGCTTCACTTCGCATCGCTTTACAGTCTAACCGTTTATGATGGAGCGTTTGTGGCCTTGTCCTCGCTCCTGGAAACAACCCTGGTCACCGCTGACCGCAAACTTCATGCAAGCGTATCGGGCAAGGAAGCGGTCCTGCTGCTCGCGGAACTCGGCGGCGGGTCAATTTGACCTTCCCTCACTTCACCTCCCCCATAAACATGGGTATCCCCAGCCGCTGCCGCTTGGTCTCGCCCTTGAACAGCTCATCCTTGCGCGCCGGCACGTCGCCGCGGTCGCCCAGATGCTGGGCGAACCTGTTGGCGTAATAGCTCGAGCCCAGAAACAGCGTGTGCTTGCCGTACTTGATGCGCACGCCGTCGACGGCGTCGTAGACACGCGCCATGCGCTCGATCTTCGCCGTCACCCCAAATAGATCCGGCTGGACGATGGTGTCCTCGGTCAGCTTCAGCAGCACCACGCCGGTTGAGCGGTATAGTTTGGACGGCTTGAACAGGCGCTCGAAGACCGGCTCCAGCGCGTGCATGACCTCGTGGGGGAAGGCGGTCGGCCGCGAGAACTTCACCTTGGCGCCGACGCCCTGGAAATCCTGCGTCTTCAGGAAGCAGACCGCCTCGCGCGCCGCCAGCTTGTAGCGCCGCGCCTTCATGGTGGCGTTCTCGACGTTCTTGGAGAGCTGCGCGAAGACGAACTCGGGATCGCTTGAGGGCGGCGTGAAGGTTTTCACCTTCTGGATGGTGTAATAGCTGTCCTTCTCCTCGGTGTCGAGCCCGATGGCCATACGGCCGTTGAGCTCCTGCCAGGTCTCGTAAAAGGGCTTGCTGAAGCGGGCCTTGACCCATTCCTCGTCGCGCCGCGCGAACTCGAGCGCCGTGGTGATGCCGAGCTTGGCCAGATAGGCGGTCGTCTGCGGCCCGATGCCCCAGACCTTCTCCACCGGCATGTCTCTCAGGAACTCATGGATGTCACGCCCCGGGATAATCGTCAACCCTGAGGGCTTCTCCCACTTGGAGGCGATCTTGGCGATGGTCTTGTTGGGCGCCAGCCCCGTGGAGAAGGTGAAGCCGAAGGCAAGGTCGAGCTCTTCCTTCATCGTTCTGGCGATGTCCCGGTAGCCCATGCGAAGCGGCCGCTGCATGCCGGTGATGTCGGCGAAGCACTCGTCGATGCCGTATTCCTCGACGTCGGGCGTATAACGCCGCACGATCGAGAAGAAGCGTTTTGACAGCAGGCTATAGGTTTCATAGTCAGAGGGAAGGAAGACCGCGTCGGGGCAGAGCTTTTTCACCTCCGAGAGCCGCATGGCGCGGATGACGCCGCGGGCCTTGGCCTCGTAGCTCATCGAGGCGACAATGTTGCGCTCCTTGCCGGTGATCACCGGCCGGCCACGGAGCTCCGGCCGGCGCGACTGCTCGCAGGAGGCGAAGAAGGCGTCGGCGTCGATATGGATGATCGCCCGCGTGAACGAACGGATGGTGAGCGGAGAGCCACCCCCGCCAGCCGCTTCATCGCTGCCGTAATGTAAGCCGCGCCCTGCCATCTCAGTACTTGCGGATGACCGCCCGCACCACGGCGGCGA contains the following coding sequences:
- a CDS encoding type II toxin-antitoxin system VapC family toxin, whose translation is MRSAVLDTSVLIKWVHQGDEENLGEALLLRKAYLDGKLEIIIPDLAVYELSNFLRFRSGLPAAVMQRLLDDFWSLGISIFPADRELSQRALHFASLYSLTVYDGAFVALSSLLETTLVTADRKLHASVSGKEAVLLLAELGGGSI
- a CDS encoding YajQ family cyclic di-GMP-binding protein codes for the protein MPSFDIVNKVDLQEVDNAVNNTRKMTQTRYDFRGSKTSIELNRKDSKINILTEDTMKLSAIENELISNLVKRKVDAKSVKFGEHERAAGDMVKLDAEVIAGIDTDTARKIVKMIKDMKMKVQAAIQEDQVRVTAKKIDDLQKVITMLKEQDLGVPLQFINMRS
- a CDS encoding DNA polymerase IV; this translates as MAGRGLHYGSDEAAGGGGSPLTIRSFTRAIIHIDADAFFASCEQSRRPELRGRPVITGKERNIVASMSYEAKARGVIRAMRLSEVKKLCPDAVFLPSDYETYSLLSKRFFSIVRRYTPDVEEYGIDECFADITGMQRPLRMGYRDIARTMKEELDLAFGFTFSTGLAPNKTIAKIASKWEKPSGLTIIPGRDIHEFLRDMPVEKVWGIGPQTTAYLAKLGITTALEFARRDEEWVKARFSKPFYETWQELNGRMAIGLDTEEKDSYYTIQKVKTFTPPSSDPEFVFAQLSKNVENATMKARRYKLAAREAVCFLKTQDFQGVGAKVKFSRPTAFPHEVMHALEPVFERLFKPSKLYRSTGVVLLKLTEDTIVQPDLFGVTAKIERMARVYDAVDGVRIKYGKHTLFLGSSYYANRFAQHLGDRGDVPARKDELFKGETKRQRLGIPMFMGEVK
- a CDS encoding ribbon-helix-helix domain-containing protein — translated: MRPGSKKILFSLPEDLLAEIDAAAAAEHRSRSELIREATRRYIADLPEKKRPIDDPRVREAVRSMDEIARKIHGEWDAVQVVRDMRDSRYGDNDDKGK